The Cohnella abietis genome has a segment encoding these proteins:
- a CDS encoding twin-arginine translocase TatA/TatE family subunit, with protein MPLNIGFSGIILLVFIALLFFGPSKLPQLGKAIGTTIREFRSGTRELVEEIEVNNNEKNK; from the coding sequence ATGCCATTAAATATTGGGTTTTCGGGTATTATACTTCTGGTATTTATCGCGTTATTATTTTTCGGACCATCTAAGCTACCTCAGCTCGGTAAAGCAATTGGAACAACCATTCGTGAATTTCGGTCAGGTACAAGAGAATTGGTCGAAGAGATTGAAGTGAATAATAACGAGAAAAATAAATGA
- a CDS encoding ZIP family metal transporter yields MSLQTVTGSYPRKSKTVWLWGVIPLVLLFAIIFLITRLGTGITNESVAPIEVLNVQKILLTDNGFKVKILNSGPEEVQIAQVVVNDAFWNASYDPGPSIARFAQTTVNIPYAWVEGDPYEIRFITTNGLIFNGEVAVAMKSPEPGAKLFGEYALIGFYVGIVPIGLGLLWFPFMRRFSDRWMQAVLALTIGLLFFLVIDTFQEGFELGAEAPGVFQGTGLVWFGALLSFLLLLAIDQANERKGNESGIRVSYKIAGGIGLHNLGEGLAIGAAFASGEAALGTFLIIGFTLHNITEGIGIASPLLRERPTWKTFVSLACLAGGPAILGTWAGGFVFNNTLAALFFGIGAGAIVQVIYVIGKMIVREANKNGTPTISWLNFSGLTLGIVLMYVTALLVKF; encoded by the coding sequence ATGAGTCTTCAAACCGTGACAGGGTCATATCCGCGGAAATCTAAAACAGTGTGGCTATGGGGAGTTATCCCATTGGTGCTGCTGTTCGCTATTATTTTTCTTATTACTCGCTTAGGTACTGGGATAACCAATGAATCCGTGGCCCCTATTGAAGTATTAAATGTCCAGAAGATTTTGCTTACAGACAATGGCTTTAAGGTTAAAATTCTCAATTCCGGGCCGGAGGAGGTTCAGATCGCTCAGGTTGTTGTGAATGATGCGTTCTGGAATGCAAGCTATGATCCAGGTCCTTCAATCGCAAGGTTTGCACAGACAACGGTGAACATCCCTTATGCATGGGTTGAGGGTGACCCCTATGAGATTAGATTCATTACGACTAATGGATTGATTTTCAATGGTGAGGTTGCTGTAGCAATGAAATCACCCGAGCCTGGGGCCAAGCTTTTTGGAGAGTATGCTTTAATTGGCTTCTATGTAGGTATCGTCCCTATTGGTCTGGGCTTGTTATGGTTTCCGTTCATGCGTCGGTTTTCTGACAGATGGATGCAGGCTGTGCTGGCGCTAACAATTGGCTTATTGTTCTTTCTCGTCATTGACACCTTCCAGGAAGGCTTTGAGCTAGGAGCGGAGGCACCTGGGGTGTTCCAAGGCACAGGCTTGGTGTGGTTCGGTGCTTTACTGAGCTTTCTTCTTCTGCTTGCCATTGATCAAGCGAACGAGAGGAAAGGGAACGAATCTGGCATTAGGGTTTCCTACAAAATTGCTGGAGGGATAGGGCTTCACAATCTGGGTGAAGGGCTAGCGATAGGTGCCGCTTTCGCATCAGGGGAAGCGGCGCTTGGAACATTCCTTATCATTGGCTTCACGCTTCACAACATTACAGAGGGAATCGGTATCGCATCGCCCTTATTGCGGGAGCGACCGACCTGGAAGACATTTGTTAGCTTGGCTTGTTTAGCTGGAGGGCCTGCGATTCTAGGCACTTGGGCAGGAGGCTTTGTTTTCAATAACACATTAGCTGCTTTATTCTTCGGAATTGGAGCGGGGGCAATCGTGCAAGTTATATACGTTATTGGTAAAATGATTGTTAGAGAGGCTAATAAAAACGGAACCCCGACCATCTCTTGGTTGAATTTTTCTGGATTGACGTTAGGAATTGTGTTAATGTATGTGACGGCTTTGTTGGTCAAATTCTAA
- a CDS encoding PadR family transcriptional regulator, with product MNVQFKKGVLDLCVLALTAWEDRYGYELAVMMSSKFEVAVGSVYPLLNRLTLEGYFSTYLKESAEGPARKYYKLTERGHKHLMELTSEWRSFSTSVDQLIKEGVER from the coding sequence ATGAATGTACAGTTTAAGAAGGGCGTTCTGGATTTATGTGTGCTTGCTTTGACCGCTTGGGAGGACCGTTATGGCTATGAGCTTGCCGTAATGATGTCCTCGAAATTTGAAGTCGCAGTAGGAAGTGTATATCCGCTGTTGAACAGGCTGACTCTTGAAGGTTATTTTTCCACTTATCTGAAGGAGTCCGCTGAGGGTCCGGCGCGTAAATATTACAAGCTTACAGAGCGTGGACACAAGCATCTGATGGAGCTAACAAGCGAATGGCGGTCATTTTCCACATCTGTGGATCAATTAATTAAAGAAGGTGTCGAGCGATGA
- a CDS encoding DUF445 domain-containing protein yields MKSRYIAGLSLVTMGAGFVTTLFLPDNAFVQLLKGGFEAGLVGGFADWFAVTALFRHPMGIPIPHTSLLLKNRNKIATSLISALENELLNKESITRKLKQFDLLKIVGSAVTKWIGKKSNRTSAIAMLQTNLTKLPLDSIVPSIQTGIASFLRHTDMKPLAEKVLHTAIQGKWDEQALDYALNQGRAWVSKPETGQLLGSIAQQKISEAKVGGIMGFAVQAFAGFMNEEKLGTMIQQLLLSGIQDLVRPDNTNRERLLVEIRNQMIKITEDESLINRGKEWLINKAESPDSKAFLLERLEDIRTSLLASLEKEKQGGGRKVVTVVRYVIRRLQSEKEMMEGAERKLLSFIVDFVEANHYRLGALLKDNLDRMDDKELVRMLEEKVGSDLQWIRVNGALCGFVIGLILTCIQWL; encoded by the coding sequence ATGAAATCGAGATATATAGCAGGATTATCGCTTGTTACGATGGGTGCCGGGTTCGTCACGACTTTATTTCTTCCTGATAATGCGTTTGTTCAGCTTTTGAAGGGGGGATTTGAAGCGGGGCTAGTTGGCGGATTCGCTGATTGGTTTGCTGTAACGGCTTTGTTCCGACATCCGATGGGCATTCCAATCCCACACACATCGTTGCTGCTTAAGAATAGAAATAAAATCGCCACTTCTCTTATATCAGCTTTGGAAAATGAGCTTCTGAATAAGGAAAGCATTACACGCAAGCTAAAGCAATTTGATTTGTTAAAGATTGTTGGATCAGCAGTGACCAAGTGGATAGGGAAGAAGAGCAATCGTACTAGCGCGATCGCTATGCTGCAAACCAATCTAACTAAGCTGCCACTCGATTCTATTGTTCCGTCCATTCAAACGGGCATTGCGTCGTTTCTTCGTCATACGGACATGAAGCCGCTGGCTGAGAAAGTATTGCATACAGCGATACAAGGGAAATGGGACGAACAGGCACTTGACTATGCTCTTAATCAAGGTAGAGCTTGGGTGAGTAAGCCGGAAACGGGTCAACTGCTTGGATCCATCGCCCAGCAGAAAATATCGGAAGCCAAGGTCGGCGGCATTATGGGGTTCGCTGTACAAGCTTTTGCTGGTTTCATGAATGAGGAGAAGCTGGGGACGATGATTCAGCAGCTTCTGCTTTCAGGAATTCAGGATCTCGTTAGACCTGATAACACGAATCGGGAAAGATTGCTTGTTGAAATTCGAAATCAAATGATTAAGATTACAGAAGATGAATCGCTGATTAATCGAGGTAAGGAGTGGCTGATTAATAAAGCTGAGTCTCCAGATAGCAAGGCATTCTTGTTAGAGCGGCTGGAGGACATTCGGACTTCTCTCCTGGCATCACTTGAGAAAGAGAAACAAGGCGGTGGACGGAAGGTCGTAACAGTCGTACGTTACGTTATACGGAGGCTGCAGTCTGAGAAGGAAATGATGGAGGGCGCTGAACGAAAGCTGCTATCTTTTATCGTTGACTTCGTGGAGGCAAACCACTATCGTCTAGGGGCTTTACTTAAAGACAACCTCGATCGTATGGATGACAAGGAATTAGTACGGATGCTGGAGGAAAAGGTCGGCAGCGATCTGCAATGGATCCGCGTCAATGGCGCGTTATGCGGGTTCGTTATTGGATTGATTTTAACTTGTATTCAGTGGTTGTAG